One window from the genome of Breoghania sp. L-A4 encodes:
- a CDS encoding heme biosynthesis HemY N-terminal domain-containing protein codes for MIRVFVFFAVVFLIAIGGAWLADRPGEVMIDWQGYRIEISLMTLAISIGVLVMAGLMLWSILRWLVRSPDLMARFFRRRRKDRGFDALSRGLIALGAGDARSARKLGNEAMRLLDNEPAAKLLLAQTAQLSGDRDAARQHFEEMLEDPETRLLGLHGLFVEAERQNEPVAARHYAQEAHKMSPGLGWAGKAVLGYQAAAGDWENAIATLERNAHARLIDKPALRRQKAVLLTARAMQLEDGEPDRARTLAVEAHGLAPDLVPAAVIAARLLTRRGDVRKASKTLETTWKQSPHPDIASAYAHVRSGDSARDRLKRVKALVAMRGHVVEGGLAIAREAIDARDWSEARERLREVLRSRPTQRAFLLMAELEEGEHGDRGRMREWLSRAVRAARDPAWTADGVVLDEWAPVSPVTGRLDAFEWKAPVEEISGPAVEGLEEALVDLAVLKSVEAPPAESDARVIEADSGTAAAEPARKPDAAQTPAAAKPAEAIEPASKPATPPAAAKKAEPEANSVAKPVNSAKTVVKPAAKADAEEVEDIDFPLPRRPDDPGPDAEDEPEPKRSRLFS; via the coding sequence ATGATCCGCGTGTTTGTATTTTTCGCCGTTGTTTTCCTCATCGCCATCGGCGGCGCCTGGCTCGCCGACCGGCCGGGCGAGGTGATGATCGACTGGCAGGGCTATCGTATCGAGATCAGCCTGATGACGCTGGCCATCTCGATCGGGGTGCTGGTGATGGCCGGGTTGATGCTCTGGAGCATCCTGCGCTGGCTTGTGCGCTCTCCCGACCTTATGGCGCGCTTTTTCCGGCGGCGGCGCAAGGACCGTGGCTTTGATGCCTTGTCGCGCGGGCTGATTGCGTTGGGAGCGGGCGACGCGCGTTCCGCCCGCAAGCTCGGAAACGAGGCGATGCGCCTGCTGGACAATGAGCCCGCGGCCAAGCTGTTGCTGGCGCAGACGGCGCAATTGAGCGGCGACCGGGACGCGGCGCGGCAGCACTTCGAGGAGATGCTGGAGGATCCGGAAACCCGGCTTCTGGGCCTGCACGGGCTTTTCGTGGAAGCCGAACGGCAGAACGAGCCGGTGGCCGCGCGCCACTATGCGCAAGAGGCTCACAAGATGTCGCCGGGACTTGGCTGGGCCGGTAAGGCCGTGTTGGGCTATCAGGCCGCCGCGGGTGATTGGGAAAACGCCATCGCGACCCTGGAGCGCAATGCGCATGCGCGACTCATCGACAAGCCGGCGCTGCGTCGCCAGAAGGCCGTGCTGCTCACCGCGCGCGCCATGCAACTCGAAGACGGCGAACCGGATCGGGCGCGGACCCTGGCCGTGGAAGCGCATGGGCTGGCGCCGGATCTGGTGCCGGCGGCGGTTATCGCGGCGCGTCTGCTGACCCGGCGCGGCGACGTCCGCAAGGCCTCCAAGACGCTGGAAACGACCTGGAAGCAGTCGCCGCATCCGGACATCGCATCCGCCTACGCCCATGTGCGCAGCGGCGACAGCGCGCGCGACCGGCTGAAGCGGGTCAAGGCGCTGGTGGCCATGCGTGGCCATGTGGTGGAAGGCGGGCTGGCGATTGCCCGCGAAGCGATCGATGCGCGCGACTGGAGCGAGGCGCGCGAACGGTTGCGCGAGGTGCTGCGCAGCCGGCCGACCCAGCGCGCGTTCCTTCTGATGGCGGAACTGGAAGAGGGCGAACACGGCGACCGGGGACGCATGCGCGAGTGGCTGTCGCGCGCGGTGCGGGCGGCGCGTGATCCCGCATGGACCGCGGATGGCGTGGTGCTGGACGAATGGGCGCCGGTGTCGCCGGTGACCGGACGTCTCGACGCCTTCGAATGGAAGGCGCCCGTGGAGGAAATCTCGGGTCCCGCCGTCGAAGGCCTGGAAGAGGCGCTGGTTGATCTGGCGGTTCTGAAATCCGTGGAGGCGCCGCCTGCGGAGAGCGACGCCAGGGTGATCGAGGCTGACTCTGGGACGGCTGCGGCCGAACCGGCCCGAAAACCCGACGCCGCGCAAACGCCGGCCGCCGCCAAGCCGGCCGAAGCGATCGAACCGGCCAGCAAGCCGGCAACGCCGCCAGCCGCAGCGAAGAAAGCGGAGCCCGAGGCAAACAGCGTGGCGAAGCCGGTGAACTCAGCCAAGACGGTCGTCAAGCCGGCCGCAAAGGCGGATGCGGAGGAGGTTGAGGACATCGACTTTCCGCTGCCGCGCCGGCCCGACGATCCGGGACCCGATGCCGAGGACGAGCCCGAGCCGAAGCGCTCCAGACTGTTTTCGTGA